Proteins encoded in a region of the Synechococcus sp. BIOS-U3-1 genome:
- a CDS encoding tetratricopeptide repeat protein yields MSEPENPFIWKFAGKSLLALGQFEKAQHFLAKAHQLDSTDPEILKDIGNIFNALQNDMEAIRLYKAALSIDQNYAAAINNLGLIAKRQRDLSTAEQLVKKAADLEPSFAPYHLNLSSIYKDLGKLDQALTSTLKFLELKPNNPNAYMNLGSIYKDLGNLDKALASTLKSLELKPDNPNAHMNLGSIYKDLGNLDQALASTLKSLELKPDNPDAHMNLGSVYKDLGKLDLALASTLKSLELKPDNSYAHKNLGGIYTDLAKLDLALASTLKSLELKPDNPDAHMNLGSIYKDLGNLDQALASTLQSLELKPDNPTAHMNLGDIYKDLGNLDQALASTLQSLELKPDNHNAHINLGSIYQDLGNLEQALASTLQSLGLKPDNPDTHKNLGGIYKALGNLDQALASTLKSVELKSDNPTTHMNLGGIYKELGNLDQALASTLKSLELKPNNPDTLINLGIIHKDLGNLDQALASTLQSLELKPDNPTAHMNLGGIYQDLGNLDKALDSTLKSLELKPDIPTTHMNLGSIYQDLGNLDQALASTLKSLELKPDNPTAHMNLGGIYKDLGNLDQALASTLKSVELKPDNADALLNLGGIYKKQKDYDKTKESYEKAYEYEPTIENACLAKLNFPWNIACQEDVEKLRSEYIKNAKDIFANHQKKATKNFLDLSLFMLTYQNGSNDRYFLETVGKLSNPWLAIKSVPEDTNKRQHPIADGEQKISPRVGFYFDNTEKSHVAFRHYFNIIKNCHKNGIKVIIIKGPMAAKQNSDELEKHSSYVVQIYSNFEQAVKTLRRLNLHVLIYTEIHSSPAPYCLAHNRIAPIQAVLPGNLITAGIPTMDYYISSEYMETSNSQDQYTEQLIKLKGMPWGITDISKPSHEKTRSNFGLPRQSRIFGLLHNLIKFHPDWDDLLEKIAQNSEDTIFILTGKGSKPSLFLKNRWRDSAPIFLSKCKFFDQMPKDDYLNLLACVDVVLDPIHMGSGTTSIDALSMGIPIITKPEDHPRTRLVYGLYKIMGINNAPIAQTESDYFTYCTRLQSNNQEYAELKELIKKNYPKVITSSHQSINQITEEIKKLTKQSN; encoded by the coding sequence GTGAGCGAACCTGAGAACCCGTTTATCTGGAAGTTCGCAGGCAAATCACTTTTAGCTCTAGGGCAGTTTGAAAAAGCTCAACATTTCCTAGCCAAAGCTCATCAGCTCGACAGCACCGATCCCGAAATACTCAAAGACATTGGCAATATTTTCAATGCCCTTCAAAACGACATGGAAGCGATAAGGCTTTATAAAGCAGCTCTATCCATCGATCAAAATTATGCAGCAGCAATCAACAATCTTGGATTAATCGCTAAGCGACAAAGAGACCTCAGCACCGCAGAACAATTAGTCAAGAAAGCTGCAGATTTAGAGCCATCATTTGCACCATATCATCTCAACCTAAGCAGTATTTACAAAGACCTCGGCAAGCTTGATCAAGCTCTTACTTCCACTTTGAAATTCCTAGAGCTCAAACCTAATAACCCCAATGCCTACATGAACCTGGGCAGCATCTACAAAGACCTCGGTAACCTTGATAAAGCTCTTGCTTCAACATTGAAATCCTTAGAGCTCAAACCTGATAACCCCAATGCCCACATGAATCTGGGCAGCATTTACAAAGACCTCGGCAACCTTGATCAAGCTCTTGCTTCAACATTGAAATCCCTAGAGCTCAAACCTGACAACCCAGATGCTCACATGAACCTGGGCAGCGTATACAAAGATCTTGGCAAACTTGATCTAGCTCTTGCTTCAACATTGAAATCCCTAGAACTTAAACCTGATAACTCCTATGCACATAAGAACCTTGGTGGTATCTACACAGACCTAGCCAAGCTTGATTTAGCTCTTGCCTCCACATTGAAATCCCTAGAGCTCAAACCTGATAACCCAGATGCCCACATGAATCTGGGCAGCATTTACAAAGACCTCGGCAACCTGGATCAAGCTCTTGCTTCCACACTGCAATCCCTTGAGCTCAAGCCTGATAACCCCACTGCCCACATGAACCTAGGCGACATCTACAAAGATCTCGGCAACCTTGATCAAGCTCTTGCTTCCACACTGCAATCCCTTGAGCTCAAACCTGATAACCACAATGCCCATATAAACCTGGGCAGCATCTACCAAGATCTTGGCAACCTTGAACAAGCTCTTGCTTCCACACTGCAATCCCTAGGACTCAAACCTGATAATCCCGATACCCACAAAAACCTTGGTGGTATCTACAAAGCCCTCGGCAACCTTGATCAGGCTCTTGCTTCCACACTGAAATCAGTAGAGCTCAAATCTGATAACCCCACTACCCACATGAATTTGGGCGGTATCTACAAAGAGCTCGGGAACCTTGATCAAGCTCTTGCTTCCACTCTGAAATCCCTTGAGCTCAAACCTAATAACCCCGACACCCTCATAAACCTGGGCATCATCCATAAAGACCTCGGCAACCTGGATCAAGCTCTTGCTTCCACACTGCAATCCCTTGAGCTCAAGCCTGATAACCCCACTGCCCACATGAACCTGGGCGGCATCTACCAAGACCTCGGCAACCTTGATAAAGCTCTTGATTCCACTCTCAAATCTCTTGAGCTCAAACCTGATATCCCCACTACCCACATGAACCTGGGCAGCATCTACCAAGACCTCGGCAACCTTGATCAAGCTCTTGCCTCCACATTGAAATCCTTAGAGCTCAAACCTGACAACCCCACTGCCCACATGAATTTGGGCGGTATCTATAAAGACCTCGGCAACCTTGATCAAGCTCTTGCCTCCACATTAAAATCCGTAGAACTCAAACCTGACAACGCCGATGCCCTACTCAACCTGGGCGGCATATACAAAAAGCAAAAAGATTACGATAAAACAAAGGAGTCATACGAAAAAGCCTACGAGTATGAGCCAACTATTGAAAATGCATGCCTAGCAAAATTAAATTTTCCGTGGAACATAGCCTGCCAAGAAGACGTCGAAAAACTTAGATCTGAATACATCAAAAATGCAAAAGACATCTTTGCAAACCATCAGAAAAAAGCTACAAAAAACTTTTTAGATTTATCGCTATTCATGCTAACTTACCAGAACGGCAGCAATGACAGATATTTTCTGGAAACAGTAGGAAAACTATCAAATCCTTGGCTTGCAATAAAATCAGTACCAGAAGACACAAATAAACGACAACATCCCATAGCAGATGGTGAGCAAAAAATCTCACCTCGAGTTGGTTTTTATTTCGACAATACTGAAAAAAGCCATGTAGCCTTTAGGCATTACTTTAATATAATAAAAAATTGCCATAAAAACGGAATTAAAGTTATAATAATCAAAGGGCCAATGGCAGCCAAACAAAACAGCGATGAACTAGAGAAACACTCATCATACGTCGTACAAATTTATTCAAACTTTGAGCAAGCAGTTAAAACCTTAAGAAGGCTGAATCTACACGTTCTCATATACACAGAAATTCATTCATCTCCTGCGCCATACTGCTTAGCTCACAACAGAATTGCACCAATTCAAGCAGTACTTCCAGGCAATTTAATAACAGCAGGAATCCCCACCATGGACTACTATATTTCAAGCGAATACATGGAAACAAGCAATTCACAAGATCAGTACACGGAACAGTTAATCAAACTCAAGGGAATGCCTTGGGGCATCACCGATATTTCTAAGCCTAGCCATGAAAAGACTCGAAGCAATTTCGGCCTTCCCAGACAATCTCGCATATTTGGCTTATTGCATAATTTGATAAAATTTCATCCAGACTGGGACGATTTACTTGAAAAAATAGCGCAAAACAGCGAAGATACAATTTTTATTCTGACAGGAAAAGGCAGCAAACCCAGTCTCTTTCTTAAGAATAGATGGAGAGATAGTGCGCCAATATTTTTGTCTAAATGCAAATTTTTTGACCAAATGCCAAAAGACGACTATTTAAATTTACTGGCATGCGTTGATGTAGTACTCGATCCAATTCATATGGGCAGCGGTACAACTTCGATTGATGCTCTCAGTATGGGCATTCCGATTATCACAAAACCAGAAGATCATCCTCGAACACGTCTTGTGTATGGATTATATAAAATTATGGGCATTAACAATGCTCCAATCGCGCAAACAGAATCAGACTATTTCACTTACTGCACTAGATTACAAAGCAACAATCAAGAATACGCTGAACTCAAAGAATTAATTAAAAAGAACTATCCCAAGGTTATAACTTCAAGCCACCAATCAATAAATCAAATCACAGAGGAGATAAAAAAGCTAACAAAGCAATCAAATTAA
- a CDS encoding GNAT family N-acetyltransferase: protein MLKIVKAEICDLTNSNLESIYNWRFKEYRCFFATEYVPSFQDHKEFISKEIKENSVSWFFGYFQEKIVSCCCIEKRSHKINSDRFTMILTRVMVNPRWKRKGFARQTISHGIECVRRNREKYRVVLEVFNTNSNAIKLYEKMGFVDTQSKGRMRTMELRHD, encoded by the coding sequence ATGCTTAAAATAGTTAAAGCAGAGATTTGTGATTTGACAAATAGCAATTTAGAATCAATATACAACTGGAGATTCAAAGAATATCGATGCTTTTTCGCAACTGAATATGTACCATCCTTTCAAGACCACAAGGAGTTCATATCCAAGGAAATAAAGGAAAATTCTGTGAGTTGGTTTTTTGGTTATTTCCAAGAAAAAATAGTATCATGCTGCTGTATTGAGAAACGCTCGCACAAAATAAATAGCGACAGATTTACCATGATTCTAACAAGAGTCATGGTAAATCCAAGATGGAAAAGAAAAGGATTTGCCCGGCAAACAATATCGCACGGCATTGAATGCGTGAGAAGAAATAGAGAAAAATACAGAGTAGTGCTAGAAGTATTTAATACAAATTCCAATGCGATTAAACTCTACGAGAAAATGGGTTTTGTGGACACACAATCAAAAGGAAGAATGAGGACGATGGAGCTCCGACATGATTAA
- a CDS encoding alpha-D-glucose phosphate-specific phosphoglucomutase, giving the protein MTASASAEPAQTFVRLEAPFTDQKPGTSGLRKSSAQFEQPHYLESFIEAVLRTLPGVQGGTLVLGGDGRYGNLRAINVILRMAAAHGLSKVITTTDGILSTPAASNLIRKREAIGGIILSASHNPGGPHGDFGVKVNGANGGPTPGSFTDAVFECTRSLDQYTLVEAPELNLGTPGTHSIGAMEVEIIDGVDDFVALMKQLFDFDQIKALLASDFPLAFDAMHAVTGPYAKRVFEDLLGAPSSSVRNGIPLEDFGGGHPDPNLTYAHELADLLLKGDDYRFGAACDGDGDRNMILGHHCFVNPSDSLAVLTANATLAPAYAAGLAGVARSMPTSSAVDVVAKELGIECFETPTGWKFFGNLLDAGRITLCGEESFGTGSNHVREKDGLWAVLFWLQILAVRRCSVAEIMSNHWNQFGRHYYSRHDYEAVPSEAAHGLYERLEGLLPGLIGQNFAGRKITGADNFSYTDPVDQSVTQGQGLRILLEDGSRVVVRLSGTGTKGATIRVYLESYVPSSGDLHQDPQIALADMISSINSLAEIQQRTGMDRPTVIT; this is encoded by the coding sequence ATGACCGCCTCCGCCTCGGCCGAACCCGCTCAAACCTTCGTGCGGCTCGAAGCCCCTTTTACCGACCAAAAGCCAGGAACCTCCGGATTGCGCAAAAGCAGTGCGCAGTTTGAGCAGCCGCACTACCTCGAAAGCTTTATTGAGGCTGTGCTTCGCACCCTTCCAGGCGTGCAGGGAGGCACGTTGGTTCTTGGAGGCGACGGGCGTTACGGCAATCTGCGCGCCATCAATGTGATCCTGCGCATGGCTGCGGCTCACGGCCTGAGCAAGGTCATCACCACCACCGATGGCATTCTCTCCACACCGGCAGCCTCAAACCTGATCCGCAAGCGAGAGGCCATCGGAGGGATCATTCTCTCGGCCAGCCACAATCCAGGCGGCCCTCATGGTGACTTCGGAGTGAAGGTGAATGGAGCCAATGGTGGCCCCACACCGGGATCCTTCACCGATGCGGTATTCGAGTGCACCAGGTCATTAGATCAATACACCCTTGTTGAAGCTCCCGAGCTGAATCTCGGAACTCCAGGAACGCACAGCATCGGTGCGATGGAGGTCGAGATCATCGATGGCGTCGATGATTTTGTGGCGTTAATGAAGCAGTTGTTCGATTTCGATCAAATCAAAGCTTTGCTGGCCAGCGATTTCCCGCTGGCATTTGACGCCATGCATGCCGTGACGGGTCCCTACGCCAAACGTGTCTTCGAGGATCTGCTGGGGGCCCCATCAAGCAGCGTGCGCAATGGCATTCCACTCGAAGATTTCGGCGGCGGCCATCCGGATCCCAACCTCACTTACGCACACGAACTTGCGGATCTTCTGCTCAAAGGAGACGACTACCGCTTCGGTGCTGCCTGCGACGGTGACGGCGACCGCAATATGATCCTCGGGCACCACTGCTTCGTCAATCCCAGCGACAGCCTGGCCGTGCTGACCGCCAACGCCACGCTGGCGCCGGCCTATGCAGCAGGCTTGGCAGGAGTCGCCCGCTCCATGCCGACCAGCTCCGCTGTTGATGTGGTGGCGAAGGAACTGGGCATTGAATGCTTCGAAACGCCAACGGGTTGGAAGTTCTTCGGGAATCTGCTGGATGCAGGCCGCATCACTCTCTGCGGAGAAGAAAGTTTCGGCACTGGCAGTAACCACGTGCGTGAGAAAGACGGTCTCTGGGCCGTGCTGTTCTGGTTGCAGATCCTCGCGGTGCGCCGTTGCAGCGTGGCGGAGATCATGAGCAACCACTGGAATCAATTCGGTCGTCACTATTACTCACGTCACGATTACGAAGCGGTGCCCAGTGAGGCAGCACATGGCCTCTATGAACGACTTGAAGGTCTCCTCCCTGGGCTCATAGGGCAGAACTTCGCTGGTCGCAAAATCACTGGTGCAGACAATTTCAGTTACACCGACCCTGTTGACCAGTCGGTGACTCAGGGTCAAGGCTTACGCATCCTTTTAGAGGATGGCAGCCGCGTTGTAGTGCGCCTATCGGGCACGGGTACCAAGGGGGCCACCATCCGGGTGTACCTCGAGAGCTATGTACCAAGCAGTGGTGATCTCCATCAGGATCCTCAGATCGCCTTGGCCGACATGATCAGCAGCATCAACTCGCTGGCGGAGATTCAGCAGCGGACAGGAATGGATCGACCCACCGTGATCACCTGA
- a CDS encoding efflux RND transporter permease subunit — protein MSASNNFITRPVLTTVCSLLIVIVGLIAIPILPIENLPDIAPPTVKVRANYTGADAVSVEEGVTSVLEQQINGVENMDFIKSTSSGDGISSIDVAFASGSNGDINQVNVQNRVSLAEPQLPDEVRKAGVTVNKASNSILLVYNFGSEDPHRITYSAETISGLLDLNLTDAIKRVSGVGELTYFGNRKLAFRLWLDPDKLASFGLTSTDVVSQLESQNRLVSAGQVGSEPAPQGQQFTFTVQLQGRLRSVEDFESMVVRTVEGGGLVRLKDVGSVQLGGETYSVSATDLHGVPTVGLAVYQLSGSNALEVSDGVKQVLADFETTMPVGMKMEKVYDNTDFISASIQGVVNSLRDAVVLVVLILFLFLQNWKATLVPGIAIPVALIGTFGLVLGFGFSLNQLTLFGLVLATGLVVDDAITVIEDTSTKKWEGMTALEAAKATMDELFSAIIATSLVKFAVFLPVLFFPGATGTIYKQFAATVIFSIAISTFNALTFSPMLSALLLAREAKDPGRRNYAIAGTVIGFVYGLLVVGRGAPLALIPLAVAALMGLLLGRFIDRPITLPFTIGGAITGLILVGVSRVIPVTVYPALGLALGWFTPIIFAKFNSLYAVMESRYASALEWALSRRRLVMSMLSIGILLTAVAFRAIPGGFVPIEDQGYAIGVVQAPEGVSTQVTEAINEQVAAVLRTEDNITSASLFSGASLDGNSPNKGLFFFGTKNWADRKEPDQTVAAIVERLNQKLARSVDDARVVVVEPPAIPGYGTGGGFEFQLLDQSGGGYSLPEFYGAAGRLIQQGNRDSDLERVYTLFAPESPQIEIQVDRDRMAAVDVDFGTAMQTFSINFGGLYVNDTFQEGKVRRIYVQADAESRATPERLSALYVKSSNGELISLAEFFSVHETLGPTVVPHFNLYRAIKIEGTPAAGKSSGQAITAMKGIFETINPQGLSFDWTGISREEVKAGALAVVIFALGILAVYLVLSAQYESYADPLIILMTVPTAMLGALAFLALRGEVLNVYAQVGLVMLIGLAAGNGILIVDMANQRMQAGANALEAARFAAGSRLRPILMTAISSLFGFIPLVFASGAGARSQTSLGAVVFGGLLIATVLSLFVVPVFYVVLKSLLGRSDGSRLISS, from the coding sequence ATGTCCGCCTCTAATAATTTCATCACCAGACCGGTTCTCACAACGGTTTGCAGCCTCTTGATCGTGATCGTGGGATTGATCGCGATTCCAATTCTTCCGATCGAGAATCTCCCTGACATTGCTCCTCCTACCGTCAAGGTGAGGGCCAACTACACCGGCGCCGATGCTGTCTCGGTTGAGGAGGGCGTCACCAGTGTTCTTGAGCAGCAGATCAATGGTGTCGAGAACATGGACTTCATCAAGTCCACCAGTTCAGGAGACGGGATTAGTTCAATCGATGTGGCCTTCGCCAGCGGCTCTAATGGCGACATCAACCAGGTCAATGTTCAGAACCGGGTGTCACTAGCGGAACCTCAGCTGCCTGATGAAGTCCGCAAGGCGGGTGTCACCGTCAACAAGGCATCGAACTCGATCCTGCTCGTTTACAACTTCGGTAGCGAGGATCCGCATCGGATTACCTACAGCGCAGAGACGATCAGCGGCTTGCTGGATCTGAACCTCACCGATGCCATCAAGCGAGTCAGCGGCGTTGGTGAACTCACTTATTTCGGCAATCGCAAACTGGCGTTTCGGTTGTGGTTAGATCCCGACAAGCTTGCCAGCTTCGGTCTCACCTCCACCGATGTTGTCAGTCAGCTTGAAAGTCAGAACCGCCTTGTTTCTGCAGGCCAAGTCGGGAGCGAGCCGGCACCGCAGGGACAGCAGTTCACGTTCACTGTTCAGCTTCAGGGTCGTCTGCGCAGCGTGGAGGACTTTGAGTCCATGGTGGTGCGCACCGTCGAGGGAGGTGGTCTGGTTCGCCTCAAAGATGTGGGCAGCGTGCAACTCGGTGGTGAGACCTATTCCGTGAGCGCCACCGATCTTCACGGTGTTCCCACTGTTGGTCTTGCCGTCTATCAGCTGTCAGGCAGCAATGCGCTCGAGGTGTCGGATGGTGTGAAACAGGTGTTGGCCGACTTTGAGACGACTATGCCGGTGGGCATGAAAATGGAGAAGGTCTACGACAACACCGACTTCATCTCCGCCTCCATCCAGGGCGTGGTGAATTCTCTGCGGGATGCGGTGGTGCTCGTGGTTCTGATTCTTTTCCTGTTCCTACAAAACTGGAAGGCCACCCTTGTACCGGGGATCGCGATCCCCGTGGCACTGATCGGTACTTTCGGACTGGTGCTCGGGTTTGGCTTTTCCCTGAATCAACTCACCCTGTTTGGTCTTGTGTTGGCCACGGGGCTCGTGGTCGACGATGCGATCACTGTGATCGAGGACACCTCCACCAAGAAATGGGAGGGGATGACGGCCCTGGAGGCGGCGAAAGCCACCATGGACGAGCTGTTCTCAGCGATCATCGCCACCTCGCTGGTGAAGTTCGCGGTGTTCCTGCCAGTTCTGTTTTTCCCTGGTGCGACGGGAACGATCTACAAACAGTTCGCGGCCACGGTGATCTTCTCGATCGCCATTTCTACCTTTAATGCGCTCACCTTCTCACCGATGTTGTCAGCACTACTGCTGGCGCGTGAAGCGAAGGATCCCGGACGGCGGAACTATGCCATCGCCGGCACAGTGATCGGTTTTGTGTATGGATTGCTGGTGGTCGGTCGTGGAGCGCCTTTGGCGCTGATTCCGCTGGCGGTTGCTGCCTTGATGGGTCTGCTGTTGGGGCGCTTCATCGATCGACCCATCACACTGCCGTTCACCATTGGCGGTGCCATCACCGGCTTGATTCTTGTTGGTGTGAGCCGCGTCATCCCGGTGACCGTCTATCCAGCTTTGGGCTTGGCCCTGGGTTGGTTCACACCGATTATTTTCGCCAAGTTCAACAGCCTTTATGCCGTGATGGAGAGCCGGTACGCCTCCGCTTTGGAGTGGGCTCTCAGTCGACGTCGACTGGTGATGAGCATGCTCAGTATCGGCATTCTGCTCACGGCCGTTGCTTTCCGGGCTATCCCCGGTGGCTTCGTGCCGATCGAAGATCAGGGGTACGCGATTGGAGTTGTCCAGGCTCCGGAAGGCGTTTCCACCCAGGTCACCGAGGCGATTAATGAGCAGGTGGCCGCAGTGCTGCGTACTGAAGACAACATCACGTCGGCTTCGCTGTTCAGTGGCGCAAGCTTGGATGGTAATAGTCCCAATAAGGGCCTGTTCTTCTTCGGAACTAAAAACTGGGCTGACAGGAAGGAACCTGATCAGACCGTTGCGGCCATCGTGGAGCGGCTAAATCAGAAGTTGGCACGTTCAGTGGATGACGCCAGAGTCGTTGTGGTGGAACCACCTGCGATCCCTGGCTATGGAACAGGCGGTGGTTTCGAATTTCAGCTCCTGGATCAGAGCGGTGGGGGCTACAGCCTGCCTGAGTTCTATGGGGCGGCGGGGCGCCTCATTCAGCAGGGCAATCGCGATTCTGATCTTGAACGCGTTTACACATTGTTTGCGCCTGAATCCCCTCAGATCGAGATTCAGGTGGATCGCGATCGAATGGCCGCTGTTGATGTCGACTTCGGTACTGCAATGCAGACCTTCAGTATCAACTTCGGTGGCCTCTATGTGAACGACACCTTCCAGGAGGGCAAGGTGCGTCGGATCTACGTTCAGGCCGATGCTGAAAGTCGTGCAACCCCCGAGCGACTGTCAGCTCTTTACGTCAAGAGCTCCAATGGTGAACTGATTTCGCTGGCGGAGTTTTTCAGTGTGCATGAAACGCTCGGCCCCACGGTGGTCCCTCACTTCAATCTCTATAGAGCGATCAAGATTGAAGGCACTCCTGCGGCCGGAAAGAGTTCCGGTCAGGCGATTACAGCGATGAAGGGGATCTTTGAGACCATCAATCCCCAGGGCCTCAGTTTCGACTGGACCGGAATTTCTCGTGAGGAAGTGAAGGCCGGTGCTCTTGCGGTGGTGATCTTTGCACTTGGCATTTTGGCGGTGTACCTGGTGCTGTCTGCGCAGTACGAAAGCTACGCCGATCCGCTGATCATTCTGATGACGGTACCCACAGCCATGTTGGGTGCGCTCGCCTTTCTGGCCTTGAGGGGTGAGGTGCTCAATGTCTATGCCCAGGTGGGCCTGGTGATGTTGATCGGTTTGGCGGCTGGCAACGGAATCCTGATCGTGGATATGGCCAATCAGCGGATGCAGGCCGGTGCCAATGCCCTGGAGGCCGCTCGTTTTGCTGCAGGTTCCCGTCTGAGGCCGATCCTGATGACGGCAATCTCTTCGCTGTTTGGCTTCATTCCGCTGGTCTTCGCCAGTGGCGCCGGCGCCCGTAGCCAGACGTCCCTCGGTGCTGTGGTGTTTGGTGGTCTGTTGATCGCCACCGTTCTCTCGTTGTTCGTTGTCCCGGTGTTTTATGTCGTTCTCAAGTCTCTGCTCGGGCGCTCGGATGGTTCGAGACTGATCAGCTCATGA
- a CDS encoding efflux RND transporter periplasmic adaptor subunit → MLGACGDGGDAQRPMPEVRQAAVTEAVFTEDVDTVSTLEAGDLVQLAALASGRIIELKIAQGDRVSAGQLLMTLDQAQEQARLAGLKAKEQKDLLELKRYEFLLPLGAVQASERDQRRAIYIASREEVRAQEATLAYSNLQSPIAGTVADVSVQVGDVVRNGDPFTKLIRNNTLEAKVEVPSTLADRIRVGLPVLLSLPGRNEVMARSSVMSVDPGINSQTQALLVRAQFPNPEGTLRNGQRLRTRVQLESRQEPSVPFAAVTQTSGQSFVFRLGTLQELEAQPGKADLARIKRGMERGVISRETRFALQTPVNLGPLQNKRYPVTKGLKLGQNVIISNLLSLRHGVPVKVQN, encoded by the coding sequence ATGCTCGGTGCCTGCGGTGATGGGGGCGATGCCCAGAGGCCCATGCCAGAAGTGAGGCAAGCTGCTGTCACTGAGGCTGTATTCACAGAGGATGTCGACACGGTGAGCACGCTGGAGGCCGGTGATCTGGTTCAGCTGGCAGCTCTGGCATCAGGCCGGATCATCGAATTGAAAATCGCGCAGGGAGATCGGGTGTCCGCTGGGCAGCTGCTCATGACCCTCGATCAAGCTCAGGAGCAGGCCAGGCTGGCCGGGTTGAAAGCCAAAGAGCAGAAGGATCTTCTAGAGCTGAAACGCTATGAATTCCTGTTGCCTCTTGGTGCCGTGCAAGCCTCGGAGCGTGATCAGCGGCGAGCGATCTACATCGCCTCGAGAGAAGAGGTCAGAGCTCAAGAGGCAACCCTGGCCTACAGCAATCTTCAGTCACCGATCGCTGGGACAGTGGCAGACGTCTCCGTGCAGGTCGGGGATGTGGTGAGAAATGGCGACCCATTCACCAAGCTGATTCGAAACAACACCTTGGAGGCCAAGGTGGAGGTGCCGTCCACCTTGGCTGATCGCATCAGGGTTGGTCTGCCGGTGTTGCTCAGTCTTCCTGGCCGTAACGAGGTGATGGCCAGGAGCTCCGTGATGTCGGTTGATCCTGGGATTAACTCCCAAACACAGGCCCTTCTTGTGAGGGCGCAGTTTCCTAATCCAGAGGGAACGCTGCGCAATGGTCAGAGGTTGCGCACCCGGGTTCAGCTGGAATCCCGTCAGGAACCGTCCGTTCCCTTTGCTGCTGTGACGCAGACCTCTGGGCAGAGTTTCGTGTTCCGTCTCGGCACACTCCAGGAACTGGAAGCGCAGCCTGGCAAGGCCGATCTGGCCAGGATTAAGCGCGGGATGGAGCGCGGCGTCATTTCCCGCGAGACCCGGTTTGCCCTACAAACGCCGGTCAATCTCGGTCCCCTGCAGAACAAACGCTATCCCGTCACCAAAGGCTTGAAGCTGGGGCAGAACGTGATCATCAGCAATCTTCTGAGCCTGCGTCACGGTGTCCCGGTGAAGGTGCAGAACTGA